From the genome of Ictalurus punctatus breed USDA103 chromosome 5, Coco_2.0, whole genome shotgun sequence:
GTTTGGAACTTGCTACAGAAGTGTGGAAAAACCATATTTCACGTAATGCATGTCCTTCAGTATTTAGTGCATAATGTAATCAACGATGACTTTCAGGGTGAAATACTGTTGCTGCATCACATAGTTAGATAGTGGCGCTGGACTTATTACAGCTCGTCGAGTAGATATTGTGCAAGAAAAAATTCAAGATCAGAGTCACAAATAAGAGCCACACCAATACTACTGTTAAAGAAGCACTTACTTCATAATTCTGAAAAATCATAGCTTTCAGATGTATCGGTACTATTTGcccaaaatatataaaataaatcagataaTCATATGTAAAGAAAGATATATGCTTCTTGTAGCAGCTGTTACACATgcatacactgtatatataaactatacTTCCATACAAGCGAATGCGAGTTGtgataaacacatacacattgaATGTAAGCCTTGTCCCAGTGGCTGTGATAgccttcctccttccttccatccatccatccatcattgtGAGCGATTATGCTGTATCAGTGAAAAAAGACCTACGGCCCACACACATCTTCTCTCTCCTGCGTGCTGCACCTAATCACCAGCAATAACGTGACAGGCTGCCGTAATTTACTCCTTATGGATGTTAAACAGACTGCTGTCATGTTTACTCTCATCTAGCTGAGCAACATGCACCACTCTGACGTGCAGTAAAGAATTTGATTTGGGTGAGAAATGCTCGGGCTATCTGTCTTACAGGAACCGCTTTTCAGAACCTCGGATTCGTAGCCAAACCATCCTGAAAAGGAAGCAGAGGTGCCAGCGTTGCTAGCAAGAAAATCCTGCTAGGCAGAGAGAAAATGCAACGgaattttaccacaaaaagGCTAGCATATGTCACGTGTGATCAAAGCAGCGAGGGAAAAGTTTGGGATGAACGCTACTTAATAACAAACAGCTActccattgttgttgttgttttttaaccatATGCAAGAGGCCAGAATCTGTACCCACTTGGCTTCTACACTAGACAAATATACACAAATTTACCAGTCAAATGAAAGTAGTCACTATCAGAAAAATGTGCATCTTTCACAGACCATGTCCTTTCCCTTTTAGTGAATCGCCTTTTCTGTTTTGGCGAATTATATTTGCGTTTGGGCTGACTGCTGTTTTAACTGAAAAGGTAGAAAAACGTTTTCAGGTGCCTTCCATGTTGTATTAGCGAGGGGACATCATGAAAAATCTTAAATGCTAAGAGGAAAACGTAAATGTTGGAACCTCTAAGTAAAATCAGGAAATGAGGAAATGTTACTGctgtacagatgtgtatgaggaaatgttactactgtacagatgtgtatgagGAAATGTCACTACTGTACAGACgtgtatgaggaaatgttaCTACAGTACAGATGTGTATGAGGAAATGTCACTACAGTACAGATGTGTATGAGGAAATGTCACTACTGTACAGACGTGTATGAGGAAATGTCACTACTGTACAGACgtgtatgaggaaatgttactacagtacagatgtgtatgaggaaatgttaCTACAGTACAGATGTGTATGAGGAAATGTCACTACTGTACAGACgtgtatgaggaaatgttactacagtacagatgtgtatgaggaaatgttactactgtacagacgtgtatgaggaaatgttactacagtacagatgtgtatgaggaaatgttactactgtacagatgtgtatgaggaaatgttactactgtacagatgtgtatgaggaaatgttactactgtacaggtacatatgaggaaatgttactactgtacagatgtgtatgaggaaatgttaccactgtacagatgtgtatgaggaaatgttactactgtacagatgtgtatgaggaaatgttactactgtacagatgtgtatgaggaaatgttactactgtacaggtacatatgaggaaatgttactactgtacagatgtgtatgaggaaatgttaccactgtacagatgtgtatgaggaaatgttactactgtacagatgtgtatgaggaaatgttactactgtacagatgtgtatgaggaaatgttactactgtacagatgtgtatgaggaaatgttactactgtacagatgtgtatgaggaaatgttactactgtacaggtacatatgaggaaatgttactactgtacagatgtgtatgaggaaatgttaccactgtacagatgtgtatgaggaaatgttactactgtacagatgtgtatgaggaaatgttaCTACTGTACAGATGTGTTTGAAGAAATGTTACtactgtacagatgtgtatgaggaaatgttactactgtacagatgtgtatgaggaaatgttaCTACTGTACAAGTACATATGAGGAAATGTTACtactgtacagatgtgtatgaggaaatgttactactgtacagatgtgtatgagGAAATCTTACTACTGTACAGACGTGTATGAGGAAATCTTACTACTGTACAAGTACATATGAGGAAATGTCACtactgtacagatgtgtatgaggaaatgttaCTACTGTACAGGTACATATGAGGAAATGTCACtactgtacagatgtgtatgaggaaatgttactactgtacaggtacatatgaggaaatgttactacagtacagatgtgtatgaggaaatgttactactgtacaggtacatatgaggaaatgttactactgtacagatgtgtatgaggaaatgtcactactgtacagatgtgtatgagGAAATCTTACTACTGTACAGACgtgtatgaggaaatgttaCTACTGTACAAGTACATATGAGGAAATGTTACTACTGTACATAtgtgtatgaggaaatgttactactgtacagatgtgtatgaggaaatgttactactgtacagatgtgtatgaggaaatgttactactgtacaggtacatatgaggaaatgttactactgtacagatgtgtatgaggaaatcttactactgtacagatgtgtatgaggaaatgttactactgtacagatgtgtatgaggaaatgttactactgtacagatgtgtatgagGAAATCTTACTACTGTACAGACgtgtatgaggaaatgttaCTACTGTACAAGTACATATGAGGAAATGTCACtactgtacagatgtgtatgaggaaatgttaCTACTGTACAGGTACATATGAGGAAATGTCACtactgtacagatgtgtatgaggaaatgttactactgtacaggtacatatgaggaaatgttactactgtacagatgtgtatgaggaaatgttaCTACTGTACAAGTACATATGAGGAAATGTCACtactgtacagatgtgtatgaggaaatgttaCTACTGTACAGGTACATATGAGGAAATGTCACTACTGTAGAGAtgtgtatgaggaaatgttactactgtacagatgtgtatgagGAAATCTTACTACTGTACAGGTACATATGAGGAAATGTCACTACTGTACAGACgtgtatgaggaaatgttactactgtacagacgtgtatgaggaaatgttaCTACTGTACAGGTACATATGAGGAAATGTCACTACTGTacaggtgtgtatgaggaaatgtcactactgtacagatgtgtatgaggaaatgttactactgtacaggtacatatgaggaaatgttactactgtacagatgtgtatgaggaaatgttaCTACTGTACAAGTACATATGAGGAAATGTCACtactgtacagatgtgtatgaggaaatgttaCTACTGTACAGGTACATATGAGGAAATGTCACTACTGTAGAGAtgtgtatgaggaaatgttactactgtacagatgtgtatgagGAAATCTTACTACTGTACAGGTACATATGAGGAAATGTCACTACTGTACAGACgtgtatgaggaaatgttactactgtacagacgtgtatgaggaaatgttactactgtacaggtacatatgaggaaatgttactactgtacaggtgtgtatgaggaaatgttaCTACTGTACAGGTACATATGAGGAAATGTCACtactgtacagatgtgtatgaggaaatgttaCTACTGTACAGGTACATAATAACAAAAATGCTATAATTAAATTCATACTCATTTATATGGACGTATACAGATTGAAAACACATTAGTCAACGCAGGtgtatttcattaacatttaaacaaacatcagTTTATTATCAGTTTATCAATATACATTAATTATAGCTTATCAATGCTAAGTTTAACACttgttcatgttaattaatGCAGTAAATACTGCTGATTCCTGCTATTTTTGCACAGCTTATTGTAATAAAAGGtattcaaataaacatttcatatattGCGACATGGGAGAGCCAGCTTCCAGAATAACTCGTGTGATAGTACGTGTGATCTTAAACCTTGTGTGTcaaatgtgtgaatatatatatatatatatatatatatatatatatatatatatgtgtgagtTTTTCAGTCTTTTTGTCAGCTGCACCGACCATTTCAGTACCTGATACACAAGTCGCCGTGAAACTTTCCACAGAACTTGTATGTAAGGACACTGTCAGCAGCGTGCATGAGAAATGAAGCTGTAAGTGGATTTAGTCGCAGGGGAATTTCCTAAAGAGTCCTTAATGGATTTCATCTGCCTTTTCGCAAGAACCTGAATTGCTGCTACACCGTCAGCACGCTTCACCTCTAGGAAATGTGTATCACTCGTTGTGTATTcgttaataaaagaaaaaagaaaaaaaatggtgtcACTATCAAGGAAGGATGATGAAATTCGGGCCTGAAGGGCCAAAGCATGGTTTGTTAATTAATGGCTATGATACACATGGATTCGACTTAGTCTGATTTGAATTTTAAGCAGAGAAAACTGTGTAGCGTTGTATTTAAGATCTATGTAAATTTGATCCACAGTTACATTTGATGTAAAGCCAGAAAACAGATTGACTCACCCCAGCGTTGTCATAGTGACAATGGTGTACCAGAAGGAGGCTGGAATGCTGGTGAAGTTGGTTTCCTTGGTGCCTTTCTCAGCATAGAACATGACTGTGGCGAAGATGATGATGGCCATGGTGagggagaagaggaggaagccGAGCTCGGAGGCACAACTCTTTAACGTGTAGCCGAGGATGCGCAGGCCCTGTGAGTGGCGTGAGAACTTGAAGATGCGGAAGACCCGGAAGACACGTAGTGTGACAAAAGCACCGCTCACGTCCTCGTTCTCGGGCATGACCAAGCCAATGTAGTAGGGCATGATGGCCACGACGTCGATGACACTCATCACCGAGCGCATGAACTTGCAGCGGCTAGGGGCGGCGAACAACCTCATCAGGTACTCAAATGTGAAAATGAGCACGCATGCCGTATCCATGCAGAAGAAGGCCACTGAGTACTTCTCACCACACGGCAAGTCCTTTAGGGTGCCTTTGGGTGCCCGGCACGGCACGGTCTCCACTACGTTAGCGATAACCGAGACGGCAATGAAGAAACCCGTGACGTAATAGAACACCAGAGCCATCGTGCTGGTGTGTGGATTCTCAAAAGCACGCCATAAGCGTTCACGATGCGTGCTGTTCGGAGGTAAGGGTTGGTCTGTCGCCATCTCTGCCTCTGTGTCCTCAGCCAGCCTTTCCTGGTTTTCCTTCTTGCGGTCACGGTACTCTTCCATACAGCAGTCCCCAATGATGTCCGGCACAATGCCGTAGAAAGCGAGCTCCTCGTCGAAAGCCTGGATGCACTCCTGCCGTGGATAGTGCAGCTTGCCTGTGCGATAGAAGTTCAGGATGTGCCGGAACATCTCCGGGTCCCTGTCAAAGAAATATTCCTGAGTGTCTTCATTAAAGAAGAATTCCTTTTCAGAGCTTCCCAGCAAGGTGTCAGGATAACGGTCCAAGGTGTTTTTCCAAGTCTGGAAGCGAAGCCCGCTCACGTTAACTATCAGGATCTCATCACTGCGGCTCTTCTTATCGACAGGAGGTTTGGGCATGGTCTTTTTGGCCAGAGGAAGCCAGCCAACCGCAGCTGCCCGGGCAAAGGGTAACCATGTTGCGACTCCGGCAGccatttttggttttttttgttactacagttttttattttaccaGAGTAGAGATTATGTAGAGAGTTGAGAGAACAGTGTAGGTCCCTGAGGTGATCTCTCCGAACTTcgtttttggttttttgtttgtttgtttgtttgttgttgttttttcagccaGAACTCATGGTTCAATTTTTtactttagctttttttttttcagcctgtCTGTCCATGCAACTCACAGGGGAATGTTCCTGCAAGGTGAGTGGGTTCAGGCaaatttcatcatcatcatcatcattaggaAAAAATACCTCGCAACAGTCCCACTGGACTACTGAGGACACATCTGATGCCATTTGACATCACATGGCAAACTTATTTCTGTAaaccaagaaaagaaaagggccCCTTAAACGGACCCTGTGTATATTCAAATTCTCTCTTCAGAGCCGTTTTTCCTGCAGGCTCCTCTTCATAAAATCATTTTACGGTAAGCCTGCTGGCTCTCGCTCACATACACTGACTAGAGACCATTTCAAACTCTTATTAAATTGTGATGGTCTCTGAAATTGCAAGATAGGCAAATCTTGCTTTACtgctctcactctttctctctctctctctctctctctctctctctctctctctccctctttctctctctcagagctTTGATACTGAGTGTCTCCCCTCCCTTAAAAGTGAGCCTTAAGTGGCTCCTCAATTTCAGCGATGGTCGATGAGGCTTTTGAATGGAGATCTCTGGATCGCAGTCACCTCTATTCCATACACGGCGAGTTCCTTAATGTCCCTGTCagaacaaacacaacaacagctCAGATACTGTACAGCTCCGACTGTGGAAGTCTGGATGCACTGTTTGCACCTAAGCTTTTCGCTGTCTTCTTCGGGTAAACAAGCTTCAAAGGAAGTTTATGAAAATCCTCTTAAACTTTCACCGAACAAACAAGGGTTGTATTTTAGGATTGTAACCAAGTAGCCAAAtcttaatatttatttgaaaatatacaggaatatatGCATAGAAATATACAGGAAtgctacatactgtatatagcaaACGCTAAGGTCACGACtaccaattattattattttacatgtaaactATCAAATTTTTTTGATCGGCTTAACAAACTAACAGCTTTGAGATATTTCACTTTCAGATGGCTAACATACTGTCTGTCGAAATTATCTTCTAAGCTTTCTCAATTAATTGCAAACTTCATGTTGCTGGGTAAACAAAAGTCTCCGGTAAACAAATCCCTCCAGCATGACATCTGAAGTGAGATTAAAACCAGAGCCATGCATGCAACACTTCAATTATTGCCTGTCATAAAGCGCCATGAAGGGCATGAAAAACCCAACCCAGCTCTAATCCAGTACATCTATCACATGCTCGCACAATCAAAAATCAATAGCAGTTTACTTGCTCTAATACTGCACACCAAGAAGCACATTAACTTCATTTAGAAGTTAATATAGCAGTtcggggaagaagaagaaagaaaaaaaacaacatagacTGTTACCTATAGCATccgatttccaaatgaaatgaactgctttttatctatatattatataaatatatcatatcacttgtgtattattattattatatatatattttttataacatcCATTGTAGGTGTAGCTTGTTGCTTATAGCTCTATAGTCCCCTGCAGTCAGCAAATCCATgtattttaccaaaaaaaaaaaactctcgaCCCCGGAATATGAAGCAAACATCCCTGAGTAAATTAAACTGAGAATGA
Proteins encoded in this window:
- the kcnd1 gene encoding potassium voltage-gated channel subfamily D member 1; this translates as MAAGVATWLPFARAAAVGWLPLAKKTMPKPPVDKKSRSDEILIVNVSGLRFQTWKNTLDRYPDTLLGSSEKEFFFNEDTQEYFFDRDPEMFRHILNFYRTGKLHYPRQECIQAFDEELAFYGIVPDIIGDCCMEEYRDRKKENQERLAEDTEAEMATDQPLPPNSTHRERLWRAFENPHTSTMALVFYYVTGFFIAVSVIANVVETVPCRAPKGTLKDLPCGEKYSVAFFCMDTACVLIFTFEYLMRLFAAPSRCKFMRSVMSVIDVVAIMPYYIGLVMPENEDVSGAFVTLRVFRVFRIFKFSRHSQGLRILGYTLKSCASELGFLLFSLTMAIIIFATVMFYAEKGTKETNFTSIPASFWYTIVTMTTLGYGDMVPNTIAGKIFGSICSLSGVLVIALPVPVIVSNFSRIYHQNQRADKMRAQQKVRLARIRLAKKGTTNAFLQFKDEGGLLDHDGDSGALCLKNRSSFEHQHHHLLHCLEKTTNHEFTDELTYSEMCMTESVGFRTSRSTSISSQQGVSTSCCPRRAKRRAIRLANSTVSVSRGSIQELDTLHVRKSPSGPQSRSSLNARTEDLKLNCEQRDFTAAIISIPTPPANTPDESLPSSPAIPGILRNSRCSDSQDPVKISFL